Part of the Poecilia reticulata strain Guanapo linkage group LG2, Guppy_female_1.0+MT, whole genome shotgun sequence genome is shown below.
GTAACAACTTTCACTTATTCGGTGTTGCTGCCAGAGGGAAATGTTGGTGCTTAGATACAGTGTTTTCACTGATCGATAAAAGGTCAGATTTATGAGGCTCTGGCCAGATGGTCACCGGTCAGGATCAATCTAGCAGAAAATTGACTGATTCCGGTCACCGTTGATTTATAGGGGCAACTCTAATTCTTCAGATTAGGAATAGATCGCTTTTCCTGAACTTCTTGTCCTGTTCTTCATCCATCTGTTTAATTCTGAAGCCAGTGTTGTGAAAATAATTGCAGGTAAAAAGGCTGTTTGCTGGAATTTTGAaggactttaaaaagaaaaaatgctatTCTTcatccttctctctctctctttctctctctttttggaCGACTGCCTGTTAGTCTCCTAAATCAGCGTTCATCAGTGCAGCCAAAAAAGCCATGCTCAAGTCCAATCCGGTCAAAGTGCGCTTTGCTGAGGAGGTCATTATAAACGGCCAGGTCCCGGTCAGTACCACCCCACGCACACGCACAAATAAACACATGCTTATGCATGACCTATATAGGCAATGCCAGATGGTTTCCGCCTAAGACAGACAGTTTGCTGAATGCAAAATAGATAAGACAATCACAAAATGAATTCCTTTCGCATATCAAACGGACTACATTGccgcagatttaaaaaaaaaaacacacacaccgacGATATTCCTTCTTTGCAGAATCCGGTGAAGGACAACTCTCTCCTATTCATGCCAAATGTCCTGAAGGTCTACCTGGAAAATGGGCAGACGAAGTCGTTTCGATTCGACAGCAGCACTTCCATCAAGGTGTGTGCCTTCGCCGTGTCTTCGGGGCGCGCTCGGCAAAATTAGCGGCAGCTCCTGCATCTTTATTTACCGAGGGAGAATCGCTCAGAGCCCACGCTTGCAGAGATTACAAAGTCCAGTCACCTTTGAGACCCTGGAGGCAAAATATAAAAGCcctgataaaatatgaaaaaaagctctttaagATGCATCCTCTTTTACTGATTTTATccacatttattgtttttttttactgttgtagatgaagacaaaaaagacCTTTGCTCATGTAGTTTAACAAATTTTTATAGAgtggtttgttgttgttttggccTAATGTGTTGCATGAAATATCTTTTAAAGCTTTGCAAAGGTGGaactatttttgtctttgagtCTTTACCGATTTTAGTtagtaaaaaatattcttcaCATTCTTACTGATGGTCTGTTAActggggaaataaaaataaaacaataataaccaAATGTGCTTATTTCGATGTGAGGATAGAGATCCAAAGGACAGGACTAAATGGAAAGAGATGATTGGCTtcgttttgtttgttgtcttttGTTTCGCTGAtccatttgttttgtctccTGTTTTTCCAGGAAGTGATTATGACCCTGCAGGAGAAGCTGTCGATCCGCTGCATTGAGCACTTCTCCCTGGTGCTGGAGGAGAGGACCGAAGGCTCTGGAAGCAAACTGCTTCTCCTTCACGAGCAGGAGACGCTTACTCAGGTCAGAGACGTTTCGTTTTCCCTCGTCGTGCCCTTTTCTGTCCCGCACACACTCGCATAACTGCTCAGTATTCCAACAGTACTTAGACCCGGGTGCCATTTATCAGCTCTGACACAGCAGGGGGTGACAGTTCGCATTACCTCCCTCCCTCATGCTCTTGcacacacaaagcagcacatggCACACGCCAATTCCCGTTGACCGCTGCTTTCTAATGAGGTGGCTTAGATGACAGGAGGACAATTTTAATATTCATGCCACACTGTTCAGAGCTAATATTCTGCTAAAGCAGTATTTAAGGGTCATTATTCTCTGACAAAGCTGATAAACTATTCAAACTGATCATAACTAAGATTCTGATCTAGCTAAAAGCATCGCTCTTAGTATTACATGAGAAAATgctatacttttttttttttttcccaaaaaataatCACCGTTTTCCTTTGTTTACCGATTCTGACAAACCCAGGTGACCCAGAGGCCCGGTTCTAACAGGATGAAGTGTTTCTTTCGAATCAGCTTCATGCCCAGGGACCCAGTGGAGCTGCTCCGCCGGGACGCTGTGGCGTTTGAATACCTCTATGTGCAAGTAAGCTGCTGTGGGAGAGGCAAAGCTcaaatttaaatcagtaaaactGTCTTTAAATGTAACCATATCTAAACTATTTGGTACCAGATAGAAATTGGTGATATGTAACAGAATTAGATGATTTAATGTTGAGTAAGAGTGGAAGTTGTAGTCATTTGAAGGCATCTAAACccaaaatgagacagaaaagttTTCACACATGAGAAACTCTATTGATAACAAAAGTGAGCTTAATTTTGCGGGAGtttataaaccaacacaaactagtTTATTGTTGTAATAACATAATTTTCTAATAATGCCACccccaccatgtttcacagttggCAAAGTGTTTTTCCCTCCCTGTTCCTTTGTCTTCATGGTGCTGTTTGTTCTCCAATGTCCTCCAACAAACTCTTGCACCATTTCGCTTTCAGTGTTGTAACGACGTGGTGTTGGAGCGCTTCGGCCCGGAGCTCAAGTACGACGCCGCGCTGCGACTGGCTGCCCTGCAGATGTACATACTGTCCATGACGGCCAGACAGAGTCAGaaagtttcactaaaatatATCCAGTAagttgaaaatgtgtgtttgacaTTCCCGACAAGATCCGGTAGTTAATAAGGACACCCTGTTGAGAGTTAGAACTTTGAAACGTGttttcagagcaaaaaaaaaaagtctctttcTGTGTTTATGACCAGTAGAGGAAAAAGCTGTTCTCCTTAGAGGGTCAGTCCAAcaaagttgtgtgtttttttctctccctgacAGCCAGTTTGTCAGTAAATTCCTTCTTCGGCTGTCCGCTGCAACTGTTTTAACCCAGTTCCGGGGGAAAGACTTTGTTTTCCAAGCGTGGCTCTATGTTTTATATCAATCTTCTCTCCACAGAAAGGAATGGGGTCTGTCGCTGTTCCTGCCTCCGACTGTGCTGTCCAGcatgaaggagaaaaacatcaagaaGGCTCTGACGCACATTCTCAAAACCAACCAGAACCTTGTGCCTCCGGGGAAAAAAGTAACCAGTTcccttttgtctttctttgccCTTGTTATTAGCTtccaacacacacatacgcacataTGCTTGAAAACACACTACGACTCTGATTTCTGATGCAATACCCCAAAATAGCTTAGCTGCCATACTCATCTTTGTAAAGGTTCTCACCCTTGTCAACCCAAGACCTTCTGCCAAGCTAGACCTTGAATGCTAATTTGGAAAACGAGCAACATGCATTGTCAGAGCCTGTGCATAATGAGGTAttcatattcacacacacatgtcCCGGATAGGAGCGGCTCACTTAGGGTGAACTTTGCAGCTCTTTCTGAGACTCCAGCTGGTCTTGTCTGCAACATTCATGGTGACTTTGGTCAGTACAGCTTATCGACTCGATTAAcctatgtatttttaaatatcatgcCACTATATAGTTCTAGCTATTTACAAGTTATGATATAGCAATGCGGTTCATATCAAAGCTAACAATAAGCCACTAGAATGTCCCTTTCTTCCCTTTATTGTGCCAATTCCTTTCTCTGTTCTTCTAATATTCTTCCCTTCCTTTCTGTCCTTGTCTCAcacctttatttctttcttctttttgcctTTGTGTCCTTACACTCATCATTCAGTGCTGCCTTCCTTACTTCCTACCTCCCTCCATTCcctatatttttcctttttactcaTTCCTTCTCgttttctttcatctttccTTTCTgcctatttttttcttgattacacattttaaaacctgtaCACGGTAGAACGTTCTAATCCAAATTCATTGTGACCTTGAgtattttatattcaaaaataaatgtaaaaggcAGAGACCTCCCGAAAGTTGTCTATTAAAGTTTGGGGGGGGTTATGTGAAAACATATGTAGAATTTGATTTTTCAGACTGAAAGAATAACTCTATAAATGGATGGTTTTACATTGGTTTACATTTCATCTTTAATTTGACTGAATGCACGCACAATCAGTAATCAAAAAGgacaatttttatgtttttttttttaaccctatGCAACGCTTTAAAATAAGGCTAATCTGGATTTGtggttttttaaactttgtacaAATGAGATAAAAAACTATGCTTTGAAAAAACACCTAAACTGATAAGTCCAGTTGTTTGAAGAGATATGCCACATGCTTTgggttgttttatattttgcagtACTTCTAGATAATCACACCTGCTCACTATTCAAGCAAATCAAGGTTCATTATTTTGTTCTCAAGTCTCCAGTATgttattaaaacaacataaaaaatatatgtgtttGGATACATATGGAAAAACGTGTAGGAAGCCCGTTGACGGTGGAGTCCTTTCATACACAAGCGAGCGATAAAGAGCACTGCAGTGGATCAGATTGAACTGATATGATGGTATATAATGGAAACTCGGTGGTCCACATCAAAACGGCTCTATCGTGCTTTACATCCTCTAGAAGCCTCTAATGCGTCTCCTCAGATTGAAGTGATTTCATTTCTGAGTAATTACCTTTGTGTCTCTCTTCTATCTTTACAGCTAACTGCATTGCAGGCCAAGGTGCATTACCTGAGGTACATCAGTGAACTAAAACTGTACGGAGGAAGAGAGTTCAAATCGATACTTTTGGTAAGACGTTCGTCAAAAACCCTGTCTTCGGGGATTTGTTTGTGGGAACCTCTTTGCATTGTCTTCTGTCCTTCTGGCCGCAGCAAGGCGAGAAACAGACGGAGGTGATGCTGTTGGTGGGCCCCCGGTATGGGATCAGTCACGTCATCAACGCTCGGACCAACCTGGTGGCCCTCTTGGCCGACTTCAGCCACGTCAACCGCATCGAGATTCTCACAGAAGACGAGACGAACGTCCGGCTGGAGCTTCACGTCCTGGACGTAAGAGTAAGTGCAATCGTCTCTCCTTCCATTTTCTGTATCGTCTTCCTTTATTGATCGTTTAATACACCTCACCCTCTGCCCGTCTCTCTGTTTTCTCAGCCCATCACTCTGATCATGGAGTCCAGTGATGCCATGAACCTCGCTTGCCTGACGGCAGGCTACTACCGCCTCCTAGTGGACTCCAGGAGATCTATTTTCAACATGGCCCACTGCAATAACATAGCAGAAGATGACGCTGGTGAGTCATCattgttttaattacttttgcAGATTTATCGCAGTCCTATCAAAACTGCACGTGCTAAATATTTGGTAACAATTGTTCTCAGGAAGCACATTAATCTGTTGCATTTTTATCGTGAACTTTATGTTGAATTTTCTTGCTAAATATTTCACATGAAACTATTAAAAACTCTTGCTCTTTACAGTCTCGAGAAATTATATGCAAAGTGAGATTAAAcgatttaaatattaatattcctACTGAGAAGCATAAAACCTTAAACATCCGGAAGTGAAAGCACTGAAAGGGGAagctgttttaaagtttaatcaaaatgaaatatgaaacgCAAAGTAATATTCGCTCGCTCGCTTGCTGCAGGTCAGGATCGTGTCCTGGAGTGGCCGTACAGCACGTCTTTAGGGGAAAATGAAGAGCCGTCACAGGGGAAGGTCTACAACAGAAACTATCCAGACAACGGCCAGAGGGAAAACAGCATTTCTCCCTACTTCCATGAACCTCAAAACCTGGACGGCGACCACGGGACAAGAAGAAGTCCACTGCCCCCTCCCCTTCCTCCACCCACCAGACACAAAACCCAAGACTCACCTCGAAGCGCcaaagtttcatttatttttggaggTAACCCGCCCCTGAACAGACCCAGGAACTATGATGTAGTACCAGAGAGCCCAGAGTCTTCGGAGCCCTTTCAGTTCAACGAGCTCACCCACGTCTACAGCAACATCATAACTGAGGAAGGCGGTGAAGAGCCCGTGCTGAGGGACTTGTTCTATCGAGACACAACAGATGACGCGGAGGATGATGAGGACGCGTCCTGCGAGGAAGACTCCACGGGGGGGACTCCAGTGGGTGACAACAGGGAAGGTGGAGACGACTGTGGCAACCAGGGCGCGCGGTTGCCCACAGCAGCTGGCAAAGCTACTTTTCTCACTCTCTCTGGGTCCACAGATGACATCATCGATCTCACGTCGCTGCCGCCTCCCGAAGGAGACGACGGCGTCAACGACGACGAGGACGACACGCTGCTGCAGACCCTCAACCTCGCAATCGCGGCGCCGCCGCCGGGCTTTCGGGACAGCATAGACGAGGACGTGGCCCCGGAGGGACGGCCTCTAAGCACATGTGATAACGACGACATTCCTGTGTCGCTGATCGATGCTGTACCGACTCACGGAGAGGAAGAAGGAAGCAGCGGAGGGGAGAGTAGGTTAGAGAACGCAGTCATGGATTCTCTACAAGCACTGGAGCATCTATCGGTCTCCGAACAGAGACCTCCTCGTCCACCTCCGAGCAGCAACAACACAGGTGTGTGTTAAAATCACAACAGTGTTTGATCGCTACtatacattatatttttttttaggcaaaACATAATCGGCATGATTAGGTGTTCTGAGTTTGTCATTTGATCTTTTCTGCACAGTGATTATTCTGCGCCTGCACTTAAAATGTGTCTTGCGAATCTTTTATTGCCATTGTTTCAGAATACTTTGATTGGAATGTTGCACTAGTACTGCTTCATGCTAGAGGCTTGTGGTCAAATAAGCGAAGTAGTCTTCAACAAAGTTAAACATGGTTGCTTGgaaattttaatctaaaaagaatttcagttttgcttgcttaatttgtcaagaaaaagagaaaaaaactgtaaaaatttacaacacataaaaaaaaaacagatgcagccaaaaaaatcagtgcaagaaGATGGTGGCCAAACCACTTAAAACGTGAAAAATGTATAGtacaatttttaaatcaatcCGGAAAGAGATGGGAACTGAGGAAATGATGACTCTAAAGGAGTGATGTGTTGATGCTCTTTAGTGCTGGTTAAAAGTAGAGCTGCAGCATTCTGGACTGTGTGTAGTCAATGGAGAGATGATTGTTCCAGACAAACATAGACAAAGTGTAAAAGACTGATAAGTGAGAAAAGCAACAGCAATACGCTAAACAGAGTTAATCCTAATCCTCACAGATTCTGCATTGATAATTAGCATTACATATGAGATTAaacatgtctgcatgtttttttttctccagttgaaACATCGCATTATGTTTGTACAGCGAAACCTATGAATTCTAATTTATTCTGCTTGTGAAATTTGAAACTTGCAAGTGTGTAAGCTTGTATACTTTCCCAATTGGAATAAAGGAAATGAGCAGAATTCATccattaaaacatgaacaacaCACAGATAGGAAAATAGAGTCATGAATTCAGTCCAGGCTGTGCATTGTTGcatgtaaacaaagcaaagcacaTATAGGTaacaaacatgaagaagcaTTAACCGCTACATCTTAAACAGGATAAAATAATCATATATCTCACTTCTTACAAATATTGGTTAAACTTTGTTATagatattaatattaatctttgtattttcttaGGTATTTGCACATCTCACGGATTTAGCCCAGAATCATCCTCAGATTCTGGCAACGAAACTAACTCTTCAGAGATGACTGAGATCTCTGATCTAGCTGCTACTCATAGACTCACCGACAGCCACATGCGTTTACTTGTAGCCACGCGTGAAGGATACCAACCATTGCTTGAGGAGAAAACTGAATTCCCAGTCTCACCTAATTCATGCACAACACAAGAAAAGAAACCTCGTAGTCCAACACGACACCTTCAGCCTCCAGCAGTTCCTCCGAGACGTAGCCCCCAGCTAGACCTGACATCGTCAGGGCCGGACAGATTGGAACTGAAACCCCAGACTACTCTCTCGGTTACTCTTCAACGTCCGAGTTCGACAACGCCAGGAGGCAAACACCAGAAAAAGTCTGTACACTCGAGCGGAAAGTACAACACCTTCAGCACAAGAGAAGTACTTCGAAGTGAGATCAATAACAGGCGCAGCTATCTGGATTTGAACCAGCACGCTTCATTCAGCGAGCAGGAAGAAGCCAAGAGGAGACAGAATTCCTTTGTCGCTTCTCCTTCTTCCGTAGCTCAGGGCATTGGAGTAACGAGCCCAGCTCGCGACCATCGAAATAATCTTCGCCCTTCTTCAACCGTTTCCGATCGCTTCCTAGATGTGGTCACTATGGGCTGTGAAGTGGGTAACGGAGCGGCGGCCGCTGAACAGGATGAGCATCTAGTTGTAGCGTCCTTACTGTCCCCGAGCAAACAATCCAGAACAGGAGGTTCTGAACATGGATCAGACACACCAAGTGACCATCAGCCAATTTCAAGACAACAGAGTGTGGCACGGTTGTGTGAGTACCACCTGGCCAAAAGGATTTCAAATTTGCAAGGAGAAGGCCACAGTTCTTTGCAGGGCTCTCTGTGCTCATCACTTGATGCAGGTGGCAGCACAAACAGCAGTGCCTGTGCCACGCCGACTGACTCTCCTCTTGGCCCCGGCGCTGTTGAGTCCAAACAACATCGCTCACAAAAGCACCCACTTTCAAGTTCTTCTTCCTCCCTGCTTAGGGTGCTAAACTATGAAGACAGCAAAACCGgatttcagaaccagaacacccAAAACAAAGAACTTCATCCGCATGCAGACCCTGCCCTCCTTCGTAAAATGCTGCCCAATATTCACCCCCCTCTTGCTGGGGGGGAAACAAGTCGACCCTCCTCAGCAACTCCATCCAAACATAAGGAAGTGACAGGCACTGGAAGCAAGAAGCACCACAATGACATCTATCCTAAACAACAAGCCTGTTTTAAGGGGCTTAACCCAAAGGAAGGCAGTGAGGCCTACAGACAACTGATAAACTATCTTACAGTGAGCCAGATGCATCAGGGAGGGAAGTTACATAGTGCCGGTATGGGAGGGGCAGTTAAAAAAGACACCAGACGCTTTATCACAAGCAACCCTCAGCTAGTTGAAATGGTTAAGAACAGAGGGAACACCACTGCTCGCTGTCCATGTATGCCTTCGTCTGTGACATCTCCATTTCTCAGCCCTAATTTGGTAGGTCCTCATTCAGCCCCAATGCAGTTGGCAAATAAAAATTCAAGGTCTTACCTTTCAGCAACACTTCCTGCCAAACTCAAAAGAAGCCCTGACATGCAAGTTCAGAGGCTGAATGAAGGTTTAGATTTCAGGAGTCCTACCGCAGAGAGAAGGAGCTCCTTTTCTGGTCTAGAAAGTGACCTTGGCAGAGATGGTATGGATGCAGAGCAATTTCTCTCGTACATTAAAAGACAAGACTGTATGAACCGTGACGGGGCTTTGAATCCAAGCCGAAATCGTGACTTTTTAGGCAACCGCCCTCCACCTCGCTCAAGAAGTCAACCAAGTGGCAGCACAGAGGAAGGGTTCAGATCAGACTCAAGGCTGAAACATGCATCTTTTCAGTCTCCTCGACCTAatgattctttttgtttctcaacTGCTCCTACTTTGAGTGGTCAACGTGCAGACCTCAATGCCCTCTCACTAGGAAGGGGTGACCATCCATCAGCTTTCATCAGACAGTCGTCTAATCGGACTAGAACTACCATTTCATCTCCAACGCATAATCCACaatctccacctcctccaccgcCACCTCtaccaccacctcctcctttATCTCTACCAGTCCCAGCAAACTCCAGTGCTAGCAACTCAGGATGCCCTCAAGATTCCCTTCATCCCATCCAGTTGCGGCAAAACcagaaccacattcagactGTTGCACCGACTTTGTTACAGACAGACCCCTTCAGCAGTAGCATGCAACGAGGGAGAGAGCTCAAACGCAGCTCAAGCAATGTGACAGCAAGTTCTGGAAGTGTGGAGGCTTTATTTGATAAGCCTATTCGTAGCCGGAGCCAGCAACCCTTGTCGGCACCTATGTCTCATCAGAGTGACACCAAAGTCCAACATAGACAAGCAAGAAAACGTCTTTCCAAGAGTTACTCCCAAGGATCTGTGTCTTCACATGCAACTTGTTGGTCCTCAGGCAGTGGGGTGGACAGTAGAAGGGCATCtgttgcatttccattacaaaaagACTCAAAGCATACGAAGGGCTCTCAAAAACTGGACACCAGTCCTTGGAGATGCAACGGCCCCTTCAGCTACTGTTTCTTTAAACGTAAGACCGAGGGAGAAGATGACGAAATTGAGTGGGAGAGGCCTAGAGGAAGCCGTGTTGGGAGCAATATTGACAATAATGGTGCTGTTGCATCAACTATAACTCTCTATGGCTCGGCCGTGGATGAGCAGTTGTATGGAGAGGTCCTCGACAA
Proteins encoded:
- the LOC103475928 gene encoding FERM and PDZ domain-containing protein 4 isoform X3 — its product is MFGFSKKPKQSGHRNKTSGWPPPGLGSWGGLQGPPYSWDSMNNTRDGRDFFTNQGSQSSSLEEVHLDGLPPAPRLVEMRRDPVLGFGFVAGSEKPVVVRSVTPGGPSEGKLLPGDEIIMINDEPVSSAPRERVIDLVRSCKESIMLTVVQPYPSPKSAFISAAKKAMLKSNPVKVRFAEEVIINGQVPNPVKDNSLLFMPNVLKVYLENGQTKSFRFDSSTSIKEVIMTLQEKLSIRCIEHFSLVLEERTEGSGSKLLLLHEQETLTQVTQRPGSNRMKCFFRISFMPRDPVELLRRDAVAFEYLYVQCCNDVVLERFGPELKYDAALRLAALQMYILSMTARQSQKVSLKYIQKEWGLSLFLPPTVLSSMKEKNIKKALTHILKTNQNLVPPGKKLTALQAKVHYLRYISELKLYGGREFKSILLQGEKQTEVMLLVGPRYGISHVINARTNLVALLADFSHVNRIEILTEDETNVRLELHVLDVRPITLIMESSDAMNLACLTAGYYRLLVDSRRSIFNMAHCNNIAEDDAGQDRVLEWPYSTSLGENEEPSQGKVYNRNYPDNGQRENSISPYFHEPQNLDGDHGTRRSPLPPPLPPPTRHKTQDSPRSAKVSFIFGGNPPLNRPRNYDVVPESPESSEPFQFNELTHVYSNIITEEGGEEPVLRDLFYRDTTDDAEDDEDASCEEDSTGGTPVGDNREGGDDCGNQGARLPTAAGKATFLTLSGSTDDIIDLTSLPPPEGDDGVNDDEDDTLLQTLNLAIAAPPPGFRDSIDEDVAPEGRPLSTCDNDDIPVSLIDAVPTHGEEEGSSGGESRLENAVMDSLQALEHLSVSEQRPPRPPPSSNNTGICTSHGFSPESSSDSGNETNSSEMTEISDLAATHRLTDSHMRLLVATREGYQPLLEEKTEFPVSPNSCTTQEKKPRSPTRHLQPPAVPPRRSPQLDLTSSGPDRLELKPQTTLSVTLQRPSSTTPGGKHQKKSVHSSGKYNTFSTREVLRSEINNRRSYLDLNQHASFSEQEEAKRRQNSFVASPSSVAQGIGVTSPARDHRNNLRPSSTVSDRFLDVVTMGCEVGNGAAAAEQDEHLVVASLLSPSKQSRTGGSEHGSDTPSDHQPISRQQSVARLCEYHLAKRISNLQGEGHSSLQGSLCSSLDAGGSTNSSACATPTDSPLGPGAVESKQHRSQKHPLSSSSSSLLRVLNYEDSKTGFQNQNTQNKELHPHADPALLRKMLPNIHPPLAGGETSRPSSATPSKHKEVTGTGSKKHHNDIYPKQQACFKGLNPKEGSEAYRQLINYLTVSQMHQGGKLHSAGMGGAVKKDTRRFITSNPQLVEMVKNRGNTTARCPCMPSSVTSPFLSPNLVGPHSAPMQLANKNSRSYLSATLPAKLKRSPDMQVQRLNEGLDFRSPTAERRSSFSGLESDLGRDGMDAEQFLSYIKRQDCMNRDGALNPSRNRDFLGNRPPPRSRSQPSGSTEEGFRSDSRLKHASFQSPRPNDSFCFSTAPTLSGQRADLNALSLGRGDHPSAFIRQSSNRTRTTISSPTHNPQSPPPPPPPLPPPPPLSLPVPANSSASNSGCPQDSLHPIQLRQNQNHIQTVAPTLLQTDPFSSSMQRGRELKRSSSNVTASSGSVEALFDKPIRSRSQQPLSAPMSHQSDTKVQHRQARKRLSKSYSQGSVSSHATCWSSGSGVDSRRASVAFPLQKDSKHTKGSQKLDTSPWRCNGPFSYCFFKRKTEGEDDEIEWERPRGSRVGSNIDNNGAVASTITLYGSAVDEQLYGEVLDNMSFSDRLARINALKDRMYGFPSGFNDVRRDASELIALVRSSVGRCDRGAQMPIQDVSQYKQLLSVESKELGRACRRMAQAHGSPDEMLLAVTCSFQVLCCLCEACMCLVRGLGASASQQQREVVAKVDEVVMNYICLLKAAEAATVGAPGEHSVKALVRHSSTMSAIANALTRSLKTLLSK
- the LOC103475928 gene encoding FERM and PDZ domain-containing protein 4 isoform X4, with the translated sequence MFGFSKKPKQSGQGSQSSSLEEVHLDGLPPAPRLVEMRRDPVLGFGFVAGSEKPVVVRSVTPGGPSEGKLLPGDEIIMINDEPVSSAPRERVIDLVRSCKESIMLTVVQPYPSPKSAFISAAKKAMLKSNPVKVRFAEEVIINGQVPNPVKDNSLLFMPNVLKVYLENGQTKSFRFDSSTSIKEVIMTLQEKLSIRCIEHFSLVLEERTEGSGSKLLLLHEQETLTQVTQRPGSNRMKCFFRISFMPRDPVELLRRDAVAFEYLYVQCCNDVVLERFGPELKYDAALRLAALQMYILSMTARQSQKVSLKYIQKEWGLSLFLPPTVLSSMKEKNIKKALTHILKTNQNLVPPGKKLTALQAKVHYLRYISELKLYGGREFKSILLQGEKQTEVMLLVGPRYGISHVINARTNLVALLADFSHVNRIEILTEDETNVRLELHVLDVRPITLIMESSDAMNLACLTAGYYRLLVDSRRSIFNMAHCNNIAEDDAGQDRVLEWPYSTSLGENEEPSQGKVYNRNYPDNGQRENSISPYFHEPQNLDGDHGTRRSPLPPPLPPPTRHKTQDSPRSAKVSFIFGGNPPLNRPRNYDVVPESPESSEPFQFNELTHVYSNIITEEGGEEPVLRDLFYRDTTDDAEDDEDASCEEDSTGGTPVGDNREGGDDCGNQGARLPTAAGKATFLTLSGSTDDIIDLTSLPPPEGDDGVNDDEDDTLLQTLNLAIAAPPPGFRDSIDEDVAPEGRPLSTCDNDDIPVSLIDAVPTHGEEEGSSGGESRLENAVMDSLQALEHLSVSEQRPPRPPPSSNNTGICTSHGFSPESSSDSGNETNSSEMTEISDLAATHRLTDSHMRLLVATREGYQPLLEEKTEFPVSPNSCTTQEKKPRSPTRHLQPPAVPPRRSPQLDLTSSGPDRLELKPQTTLSVTLQRPSSTTPGGKHQKKSVHSSGKYNTFSTREVLRSEINNRRSYLDLNQHASFSEQEEAKRRQNSFVASPSSVAQGIGVTSPARDHRNNLRPSSTVSDRFLDVVTMGCEVGNGAAAAEQDEHLVVASLLSPSKQSRTGGSEHGSDTPSDHQPISRQQSVARLCEYHLAKRISNLQGEGHSSLQGSLCSSLDAGGSTNSSACATPTDSPLGPGAVESKQHRSQKHPLSSSSSSLLRVLNYEDSKTGFQNQNTQNKELHPHADPALLRKMLPNIHPPLAGGETSRPSSATPSKHKEVTGTGSKKHHNDIYPKQQACFKGLNPKEGSEAYRQLINYLTVSQMHQGGKLHSAGMGGAVKKDTRRFITSNPQLVEMVKNRGNTTARCPCMPSSVTSPFLSPNLVGPHSAPMQLANKNSRSYLSATLPAKLKRSPDMQVQRLNEGLDFRSPTAERRSSFSGLESDLGRDGMDAEQFLSYIKRQDCMNRDGALNPSRNRDFLGNRPPPRSRSQPSGSTEEGFRSDSRLKHASFQSPRPNDSFCFSTAPTLSGQRADLNALSLGRGDHPSAFIRQSSNRTRTTISSPTHNPQSPPPPPPPLPPPPPLSLPVPANSSASNSGCPQDSLHPIQLRQNQNHIQTVAPTLLQTDPFSSSMQRGRELKRSSSNVTASSGSVEALFDKPIRSRSQQPLSAPMSHQSDTKVQHRQARKRLSKSYSQGSVSSHATCWSSGSGVDSRRASVAFPLQKDSKHTKGSQKLDTSPWRCNGPFSYCFFKRKTEGEDDEIEWERPRGSRVGSNIDNNGAVASTITLYGSAVDEQLYGEVLDNMSFSDRLARINALKDRMYGFPSGFNDVRRDASELIALVRSSVGRCDRGAQMPIQDVSQYKQLLSVESKELGRACRRMAQAHGSPDEMLLAVTCSFQVLCCLCEACMCLVRGLGASASQQQREVVAKVDEVVMNYICLLKAAEAATVGAPGEHSVKALVRHSSTMSAIANALTRSLKTLLSK